The Acinonyx jubatus isolate Ajub_Pintada_27869175 chromosome B3, VMU_Ajub_asm_v1.0, whole genome shotgun sequence genomic interval GCACTTTTTCTAAGACATCCATAAATGGAATTCTAGCTCCAgtaaaatcccattttaaaattaatacattttggcAAACTTGGGTGGGTTTCATGCCTCTGGATATGTGATTTCATCCACAATATCTCCCATAACATAATAAGTTATGTTACATGAACTGTTGACTCCACTGCCCAGCTACTCAGATCTCCCTCAGCTTAACAATCCCTGAAATTTTCTTGCCTAGTGATTCATAAAAGAATGCCTCATTATTCAGAAATTTGATAAGttacataattttgttttagaaacttTTCAACGTTGTACTCAATAACTCATTTTCTACAATGCCCTcaattaaatataacttattccCAGTTAGTCTTATGCACATCACAGgtaatataatgcccttccttTAACCATTTTTCTACATCTTGAATTGTTAACACTACTATCTTTTAATGTCTTCTTCTTTTATATCAGACAAAGCTCTATGTCTTTAAGTACCAGAATATATAAGAAAGttggtaaaataaaaaacctgAGCAACCAAAGAGAGCTACCCATAGCTCTGCTATGTGATGCACTGGAACCTACTGACTTTTTAACcagttttttaggtttatttaatattggttttcatttgggtttttaaatggctatgttaaaaaaattatcctagTTACTTGGTAATCATAGTTGTTGGTAATATTATTATACTAGTATATTCCAGGAACTGTACTAGGCATACATGTTCAACAGTATTTTCACAAAAGCTCTGAAAAATAGGTGCTGCCTCACTTAAGAGCATACAGTACATCATACGGTTTTTGATCCCAAATCAATCTAGatgttatcatttattttcctctaacTACAGTTATATAAGAGGACCACTGAGTTATATATTACTGGACTGAGCCAATCAGTTGTGAACCTGATCCAGCTATGGTATGTCACCACATAGCTATTGTCAGAGTGGGTGATCTCGTCCTCACCAAAGCAGCTGCTTTCCTCCTAAAAATACATTCCTAGTCCATCAGAGAGGcccattttttctttctaggTTATATGTACAGCAGCTCCACTCCACTACTGGACCATCCAAACAAAGAAAGCGTTTACATTGATCTATGCGCCCAAGAcagatttgaaaaacatttggtaGGGAAAATCAACAGGGTATGGTGATTGACAGCCTATGAGAAGCGACAGAATTAGAAAGTGCCTGGAATGATTCTCAGGTTTTTCGCTTTAGCAAATGCCAAGAGTGGAGCCATTCACCAAGAAATGTACAAAAGGGACAGGAAACTCttagaaagaaacagatgaaacaaGAGGTATTAAGCAGAATGGTGATTatagatttgaaaatataaaaaagggtAAATAACTAAGCAGGCTTATATTTAGAATGAACACTCAAACATGACAGAGATATGAGGCAAGAAGGGATTAATGGGCCATGGGTTTAAACATGACCTTGCTACAAGTCACATAAGACTCTGTCCAATGATGTTCAGATTGGATGCTCAGTGATAGCCCATAAATTCAGTAGATGAGCTTTATTGTGATAGGATTGGCAAGACCAAAATTTACCCAACCACTAATTCACTCAATAAATGCCTACTATGCACCAGAAACTCAATCAACTGAGAATATAAAGATAAAGTAACATCATTACTTAATTATAAAAGTTGTCAAGCTAGAGGGAGGGAAACATAAATACATGAGTTAGTCATTATGCACATGCTCTAGTAGAGACATCCATAACATGCTATAGAAATATTAAGCAGCAATTTATCTTAGAGGTAAAGACAGAGAAActcaaatatcatatgatctcacttctatgcagaatctaaaacacagaatgaataaacaaacaaaaagcagaatcagacctataaatgcagagaacaaattcATGGCTattagaggggagggaggtggagagataGGGCAAATAAGTGAAGGGGAATGGAAGATACAGTATTCCAGTTaaggaataagtcatgggaataaaagttaCAGCACAGgcaatatagtcaatggtattgcaaCAGCATTCTACAGTGACacatgatagctacacttgtggtgagaaTAGCTTAACACATAAAGTTGGTGAATCACTGtactatacacctgaaattaaggTAACATTGTTAcactcaaagaaaaaattatttttgtttttaaatagttttggggtgcctgtgtggctcagtaggttgagcgtctgactcttgatcttggctcaggtcatgatcttacggttcatgagtttgaacactgcgttgggctgtgcactaacagtggggagcctgcttgcattttctccttctccctctctgcccctcccctgctcatgctttctctcaaaataaataaacttaaataataaataaataaataaataaataaataaataaataagttctgacTTGATGACTTTAGTAAATATCAAAAAGATATCTAGAAATCTTCATCATCAAAAACTAGGATGTAAAAAATTGATTagcctattaattttttaatcattacaaGCTCACTTTATAGGTCAAGTATCTTAAGATATGTgtttaagaatattaataaagtgcttattataatataaaacattgatCATCTAAATCTATCACAAGGGAGTTGATTAAATCTATGGAAGACACTGCAGCCATGGAACTGATGATATAGagctataatatatatttttaaatttcaattgtAGTTGGagtatatattagtttcaggtgtacaacaacGTGATTTGACAATTACctacattacaaaatgcttaccactctatggggcccctgggtgtctcagttggttaagtgtctgactttggctcaggtcatgatctcacagttcatgggttcaagccctccatcaggctctgtgctgacagctcagagcctagagcctgcctcatattctgtgtctccctctcgctctctgcccctcccccactcacactctgtctgtctctctctctctctctctcaaaaataaataaacattaaaaaaaatttttttaatgcccatcaccataAAAATAGTTACTGTCTggcaccatacaatgttattacaatattattgactacattccctatgatGTACTTTTCACCCTGTGAAAAGtcgttttataactggaaatttgtgccTCTTAATTCTCTTATTTCCCCTACTCCCCCAAGCCCCTCCACactggcaatcatcagtttgttgtctatatttatgagtctatttctatatttttgatgttcattttggttttagattccacatacaagtgaaatcatatggtgtttttcttactctgtatgacttacttcacttagcataataccctctaggttcatacatgttgtctcaaatggcaagattttaatttttttatggctgagtaatattccactgtgtatataaaccacatcttttttatccattcatctactgatggacacttaggttgcctTCATAtattggctgttataaataatgatgcaataaatataggcatgcatatgtcttttcaaattaatgtttccaTTGTCTTAAggtaaatgcccagaagtggaattactggatcatatggagtagagctttatttttaaaatggaaaaaatactaaAGTATATTAAGTCTTAAAAACATGCTATAAACAGCCTATTTTGAAaaatcccattttaatttttaaagaaaagaagtatgcaattcttcaaagagttaaaatttgtttattctaagaagtgggattgttttgggggttttttggtttgtttctatatttttcatgctcttaattattaaaaaataagattttttcattttgaaagtaaattttatttgggTAAGATAAATGTAGTATTTATAGCATCTGTAGCATTAGTAAACTGAAATGACAATACATaagcattttaaattgtttgaaaTGTATTGAAtaacttaatgtttaaaaatatccttGCATTTGGAgaaatcttatttaatatttttacataaggTTTGTGTATAAccaaaatggcataaaatatCATTTGTGTTCAGCAAGAAGAATTAATCTTTTGCAACATTTAGAGCTACGTTACGTTTGCTTGTTTGTCTATTTGACTTTTGATAATTAACCTTTCCCAGTTTATGAAGATTCTGAGTTTcctgcatgtgagcaggggagattGCAATCAGTAATGTTAAAACTCATCATCTATGAAATGTAGACAGCATAAGAATGAATCCTTCCAAGTAGCTGAaccatatattttgaaataaatacttaCTTTACTTTAACAAATACATTACTTTAATGAGAGATTTATGGTAAATTATTCAAAACACTGTACTTGTTTAAAATAGTGAAGATTCAATTGACTAATTAGGGGAggttttttatgcttttttaaaattatttatttcaagagacagagagagagacagagtgtggggtggagggaggggcagggcagagacagcaagagagaatctgaagcaggctccaggctctgagctggcaacaTACAGCTcgtcgcagggctcaaacccatggacagggagaccatgacctgagctgaagtcttcAGAAAAATATTACTATGACCCCTCCTCCTGGTTTTTATGCTAAAAGTTATAATTCATTAAtatgttataaaagaaaattattctgatGTGAAAAGCTCAGAAAGCATAATGGACATTCACAGCCCTAGGATATCTGAGATGCCAAGTACTTTCTACTTAGTGAGagatgtcaaaaagaaaaaaaaaagttatcgcAGTCCTAATTCTTGGCTAAAAAATTAGCACAGACTAAAGCTGTTCTATCAGCTTTTTTAACTATGggtggggaaaaaatacaaatactttacTGCATTTAACAGTGGGTAATACTCCGAGTTTCCAAAATCTCAAAGGTAAGATAGTATTTTCCTTTCAAACCTAACCCCACtgataatgaaaatttaaataatgtaaatcaTTTCATTGTTATGAACCTAAGTTTATTGAAATTTGGGATAGTCAGAATTATTGATTGGTTACTTTTAAATAAGATCTGACGAGTTAGTGGATGAGTTATTACAAACTAATTGCCAAATAGCCAACACACACACCTTACATAGGTTTCCTACCAGTTTTCCAGGAAACAAAATATCTTGTATAATGgtgttttctgtctcctctgcagCCCTGGAATTTATGAACAGTTCAGAGACAAGCACTGTGACTGAGTTTGTCCTCCTAGGCTTCCCTGGTTGTCAGGAGTTGCAAAGTTTCCTTTTCTCACTGTTCTTGGGGATCTATATATTTACCATAATGGGAAACGGGATTATTGTCTGTGCTGTGAGGTTGGACCAACGGCTCCATACCCCAATGTATATTCTCCTAGGCAATTTTGCTTTCCTTGAAATCTTGTACATTACCTCCACTGTGCCCAGGATGCTAGTCAATTTCCTCTCAGAAACAAAAACCATCTCTTTCGTTGGCTGTTTCCTCCagttatatttttttacttccctTGGTACAACTGAGGCATATTTCCTCTGCATCATGGCATATGATCGGTACCTCACTATCTGCCACCCACTGCACTATTCAACCACCATGACCCAACAACTCTGCTATATCTTGATGTCTCTTTGCTGGGTGTTGGGGTTCCTTAGTTACTCTGCCTCCACTAAACAGCTCTCTCAATTGCCTTTCTGTGGACCCAACACCATTGACCACTTTATGTGTGACATGGACCCACTGATGGCTCTGTCCTGTGCTACAGCTCCAGTCATGGAGATCATCTTCTATGTCCTGAACTCCCTCATCATCATCCTCACACttctgtatattcttggctcctatACTCTTTTACTGATAGCTGTGTTAAAAGTGCCTTCAGCTGCTGGCCTGCGGAAGGCCTTTTCCACCTGCGGATCACATCTGACAGTGGTATGCTTATTCTTCGGAGCCCTTTTGGCAATGTATGTGAGTCCCACAGCTGATAACCCAGCTGAAATTCAGAAGATTTTGACTTTGTTCTACTCCGTGGTGACTCCCTTCTTAAACCCTCTGATTTACAGTTTACGAAACAAGGACATGAAGGCTGCACTGAAGAAAATCCTGAGGATAGAATGAACGTAAACTAGTCTACATGAGACCAAGCAAACCAATGTCCAGacaaaaaattaattatgaaCTTGATTTACTGTTGCCAATTCTCCAATGCACACTTCAAAAAACATATTTCTCAGTGAGAATGCTTTATTCTTCAACCAACCTGGTAGAGTTAAACCATAACTGATTCATTTATATCGCAAATGTAACAATATTTCCAACATGGATAACTCCAGTAGATAGTGATATGAGGGCATCATACTGTGCTATTGTATACTGTGTAGTTTGGGTTATTTGGAGATGGTGGTGGAAGGTAGAACAAGGGCAGTTATCCCAGGTGCACATCATTGCTGTATGCAAAGCATTAAGACAgaccaatattttttaaagtgaataaagaATCTAATTTAAATGCCTAATGGATACATACTTAAGGGATTTAATAACAATGCCTTCCTTATCCCTTGGGTCTGCATGGTTGAGAATCTTCCAGGTTAAGGATAGACTGAAAGTTTCATGCTTATATAAGAAATACGTGTCCTAACATCAGATAAAATTGTAATAATTCTTTCAAGAAAGAGTTTGTTAGTATTTATTATGTTCTTGGCACTCTTTTAAGTACCAGAGATACACCATGACCAAAATGTTCAAAGACCCGTATCCACATAGTTTACTTTCTAGTGGGGacagacaatttaaaaaataagtaaaatatataggatGTCAAAGCATGATAAGCACTTTGGAAAAAGTGGAATGAGGACAGGAAGTGTGGAAGAAGGAGCTGAAATTTTAACTAGGATGATCATCAGAGAAGGCCACATGAAGAAGGCAGTATTTAAGCAAAAGCTTGAGTAGATGAAGAAATGAGCCAGACAGACAGCTGAGGCAGAGGGAAACAAGTTCTCTATAAGATCCCAAGGCAGAATTATGTTCAAGTAACAGCAAGGAGGTTGGTTTGGCTGAAGTCGAGAAATTAAGGGGGAAATTTTTGGAGATAAAGTCAAAGAGAATGATCAGAGGGCCAAATTGTGCAGGACCTTGTACACCATAGTAAGAACTTTTAATTCCATGTGAGATGGGAAGCCTTTGGAGATTTTTGAACAGAGGAGCAACATTACCCCATTTATATTATGGAAATTCTGTTGACAATAGACTAGAGAGAGGCATGGCCATTTTTAAAGCTCTTATTtccagttaaattaaaaaaaaaaagtttgtttcttttcaaaggaaTTTGTATCTGTAATCTCTCCTTAAGGATACATAGTTGGAGATGGGGAAAAGCCAGGGAGCTCATGTGCTCAAAATGAATGGAAAGTTCTCCTAGATTCTAAAAAAGGACATTCTAATTCGGAAATGATGTTTTTGTGACAATCTTAAGAGATAATGTAGGGGAGAGCTTGGGGAGATGGCAGAATAAGAAGCCCCTGACTTCATCTCATCCCACACTTACAAGTAAATATCATAAATATCCAAGTCAATAAACCAGAGAGCAATCCAAAGAccggcagaacaaactccacagctAAATATGGAGGAGCTGCACCTGAAAGATTATGAAAgtcagaaaggcagaggaaggatcCTTGTAGGAGGGAGGTATCTGCACAaatggagagggcagagaaatgggCCCTCATCTCAGGTAGCTCACACAGAGATTAATCCCAGTAATGTTtagctttgaaaaccagaagggCTGAATTCTGTGAG includes:
- the LOC106967511 gene encoding olfactory receptor 11H4-like; translated protein: MVFSVSSAALEFMNSSETSTVTEFVLLGFPGCQELQSFLFSLFLGIYIFTIMGNGIIVCAVRLDQRLHTPMYILLGNFAFLEILYITSTVPRMLVNFLSETKTISFVGCFLQLYFFTSLGTTEAYFLCIMAYDRYLTICHPLHYSTTMTQQLCYILMSLCWVLGFLSYSASTKQLSQLPFCGPNTIDHFMCDMDPLMALSCATAPVMEIIFYVLNSLIIILTLLYILGSYTLLLIAVLKVPSAAGLRKAFSTCGSHLTVVCLFFGALLAMYVSPTADNPAEIQKILTLFYSVVTPFLNPLIYSLRNKDMKAALKKILFGDKVKENDQRAKLCRTLYTIVRTFNSM